The Leopardus geoffroyi isolate Oge1 chromosome C1, O.geoffroyi_Oge1_pat1.0, whole genome shotgun sequence sequence gtTAAAAAGGTgtgcgggaggggggggggcggttcgtCGAGGACACGCAGGACCTTCTCACAAAGGACTGGCTCAGGTGTTATGTGCTTCTGTATTAACTGGAAAAGACAGACTCTGGAACTTTTACAGGGCGAGAAGAGGCCACCGGCTCGCGCTTTGTATACTTTGCACTTGAAATCGTTACATTCAACTGAATATTTGGCTCATTCAGATCCGAAAAGTCTCCTAGCATCATCGAATTCCCTCCTCCGCCCCTCAGCTgaaaggagggaggtgggggggggggaaggtaggAAAATGTTTAGTAAATTGCACATCTTTGAATCTTCCTAAAGCAGTGGTCACAAAGCTTAAAGGTGACACAACAGTGCTCACGTAAAGCCAAcacacattccccaccccccaagccaACAATAAAATCATCCCCTTCAATTTGCCATGATCGTCGCGACCAGGAGCCAGGTGATTATCCTAATTAATGTCTATCTAATTAAATTACTGTCAGCAGTTAACCAATGGCAGGAGCCGTTTCATCGGCTGCACAAGCAGCAAGATCAAAAGTGAGCCTTTTCTGATTGCTGCATAGTGTCAATTGGCCAATCTCTtctcccagggaaaaaaaaaaagtaaatcaaaccTTTGAGAAGCATTTGCTGGTTGAAGTGCTTTCTGTCTAGTGAGGGGGTCTGTGGATTTCTAGTTTATGATAAATAGGACTTTAAAAACCAGGGACAGGAGGGCGAGTGTTCAGGTTCTAGAGCTATGCAGCTGGAGCACTGCCTTTCTCCTTCTATCATGCTCTCCAAGAAATTTCTCAATGTGAGCAGCAGCTACCCACATTCAGGCGGATCTGAGCTTGTCTTGCACGATCATCCCATTATCTCGACCACTGACAACCTGGAGAGAAGTTcacctttgaaaaaaattaccaggGGGATGACGAATCAGTCAGATACAGACAATTTTCCTGACTCCAAGGACTCACCAGGGGACGTCCAGAGAAGTAAACTCTCTCCTGTCTTGGACGGGGTCTCTGAGCTTCGTCACAGTTTCGATGGCTCTGCTGCAGATCGCTACCTCCTCTCTCAGTCCAGCCAGCCACAGTCTGCGGCCACTGCTCCCAGTGCCATGTTCCCGTACCCCGGCCAGCACGGACCGGCGCACCCCGCCTTCTCCATCGGCAGCCCTAGCCGCTACATGGCCCACCACCCGGTCATCACCAACGGAGCCTACAACAGCCTCCTGTCCAACTCCTCACCGCAGGGCTACCCCGCGGCCGGCTACCCCTACCCACAGCAGTACAGCCACTCCTACCAAGGAGCCCCTTTCTACCAGTTCTCTTCCACACAGCCCGGACTGGTACCCGGCAAAGCTCAGGTGTACCTGTGCAACAGGCCCCTCTGGCTGAAATTTCACCGCCACCAAACGGAGATGATCATCACCAAACAAGGAAGGTAATGCTACATTCTTGGCAGTCGCTGTTCCGGGCACGGCCAGGGGGCAAGTGCGCCGGGTTGTGACCGCGCCGGTAGCGATGATTTGGGGTCGGGAGCGGAGTGGAAGGCGCTCGGGTGCGCCCTGGAGTTGGCTGGTTTTGGAAAAAGGGAAGGTGGAAGGTATAACCGCCGCGGTGAGGTTGGTAAGGGGATTCCCGCGCTAGAGAGGTGGTCTGAGAGCCAGTCAGGGgcgggagaaaggagaaagagagggagagtcccgGCCTGCGGCTGGGAAATCGGAGGGACGCAATAACGGCCGGAACCGAGGACAGGTAGAGAGTTGCGGGTCGCCAACCTCACTCTCCACCTGGGCAGTGACACCTGCCGACTCCCCACGCCAGCTCGCCCGCCGGTCTCCCCGACTTCAGCCCCacttcttttcctcccccaccgccccttcTCTAACCCAGCAAACATTCGCTCATCGACGCTGGGAGAACAAGTTTTGCTTTGCTATCTGGCGCCGCGCTTCTTGCATTTAATctttaacatttatgttttttttttctcttgttttctcccccccccccttaatttAAATAGGcgcatgtttccttttttaagttttaacatTTCTGGTCTCGATCCCACGGCTCATTACAATATTTTTGTGGATGTGATTTTGGCGGATCCCAATCACTGGAGGTTTCAAGGAGGCAAATGGGTTCCTTGCGGCAAAGCGGACACCAATGTGCAAGGCAAGTCCTTCCAATTAACACATTTTCCTGACACTTATTTAGGTGAGAATGATTAATTAAAGCCTTTGTGGACTGGCTCGAGAGACTTTTAAAACGATCGGCCAATGACTTCTAAAAGGAAACGAGGGGGATAGGGGGACAGACTGAGCAGCGAGAAGGGGGAGGATTATGCAAAAGCTATTTTAATCATCTCCAGTTAATAAGGAGAAAGCgaggcctaaaaaaaaaaaaaaacacccagctAATGGGCCTCACTGTGgtataaggtgtgtgtgtgtgtgtgtgtgtgtgtgtgtgtgtgtgtgcacgtccTACGTGGTGAGGAGTTGGGACTGGGCAGTGCCCCGGGCATATGTAAACAACGTATTTCTTTCTCTAGGAAATCGGGTCTATATGCATCCGGATTCCCCCAACACGGGGGCTCATTGGATGCGCCAAGAAATctcttttggaaaattaaaacttACAAACAACAAAGGAGCTTCAAACAACAATGGGCAGGTCAGTGGCTCAagcgctcctctctctctctctctctctctctctctctctctttctctttccttctctcccacacATGTCCCTCACTAACGTTCAGTCCATTAGTTTAAATCAGCATGAGAAACTGGGCATATGTTTCTTTGCTtcattaaaaagactttttaaaaattctatttctatcCTCCTATAAAGTTGCTCTTGCCCTCTGCCCAATTCCCGAGTTCCCGGCCTTCCCTAGTACTGTCCAAATACTTGATTGATTTTGAGAAGGAACCCCCACAGGACCTGCTTGTGGTAAAAATCTTTGTTCCTCCTAAATAAGGAGGGCTAGGCGGATCGGGAGGACCCGAGGATCAGGCAGTCGGGTTCGGGTTTCCTCCCGTGCTCCGGTGCTCTAGGCTCCGGGAGGAACGAGGGCTGGTCTTGCCCCAGCCAGCCAGTCACCAAGCCAGGGGAGTCCCGCGGTCAGGTAGCCGGGGCGGCGGGCTCCAGCCAGACCCCGCGCGGCCCGCGGCCCCAGCCCCGCGCACGTTGACCGCGCTAACGCGCCGCCCCGCGCTCCCTTTTCTCTCCGCCGGACAGATGGTGGTTTTACAGTCCTTGCATAAGTACCAGCCCCGCCTGCATGTGGTGGAAGTGAACGAGGACGGCACGGAGGACACCAGCCAGCCCGGCCGCGTGCAGACGTTCACTTTCCCCGAGACTCAGTTCATCGCCGTCACCGCCTACCAGAACACCGATGTAAGCAGGCCTGGGGGCTGGGCGCGCGGCGGGCGGCTCCCGCTTCCCCCGGCAGCGGCCCGCGTCCCCGGCGGTGCCCCGCTCGCACTAACAGCAGCAACAGCTGGCTCCGCGGCGCCTTTCGGGCGGAGGGCGAGGGGCCTGCCGGGCGCCTTCCCTGAATCCCTTGCCGGTGGGAAAACGCTTCTTGTTCGTCTCCATCGCGGGTCACACGGGCCACCTTTGAGGGGCCCAGGATTTCGAGGGCCTCTTCTCTTGGGAATTTTAAGTCAGTTCTCAAACTAGAACAGGTTTAaatctcctcccttccttctttccttccttccttccttccttccttccttccttccttcctcccttcctccccttctcgcTTTTCCTTTCGAGTCCTTCTTCCCTTTAGGAAACAAGCAGACTTTCCCCTGCATTTTATTCTTGGCAAGCTTTGGCATTatcttaaacaaaaaattaaagtatccgaaataaaaacatcactttTGGGGGGAGCAAAAGAACAGACACATTCATATATCTGGAAAGTACAATAAATCAAATTCCCGGAAGCCTTGGAATGAGTCTTTTTTTAGCACTTGAACTTCAGAATTTGTAAGTTCACGAAAACTTATTTTACTTCTGTTGATTTCACTGCTAGGAgtgatggtgggttttttttttttttaaacttaaatgaaagtatcagaaatgaaaatatgcatttattttaatttaaagctGGTTTTAAGATGCAGCTCGGAGTTCTTGGGGTTATGAATTAGAAAtgaccaacttttaaaaatgtggtgaAATGTTTAAAGTAGgcagccaagtgcccctcaaagatatttgtctttttataacgagcatttttaaaatgtgcatttgaAGTGACTTAGAACACATAGGAGAGCTAGTTGAAAGCAAAGCTTTAGTGTTAGGCATCATTAACTTAAACATGTTCCTCATAACTTTCATgatgctctctcttttctcctttccattcatTCCCTCAAAATCTTTGGGTAGGGAAACCTGGCTACTTAATGAAATTGCAGGCCTTAAGCCCctgtaaaaaaaaagtggtgattTATTTGCAACACCTAATCCACCTGTATAGAAGGTGagatcttattcatctttttttttttttttttgtcttatccAGATTACACAATTGAAAATAGATCACAACCCCTTTGCAAAAGGATTTCGGGATAATTATGACACGTAAGTAATCTTGCACCTTCCTTCTCAAGTGGTTGTGGAATTGGGCTTTAGGTCAAAAGTGGATGGTCGTGTACAAGGCTTTTGGAAGCTGGAGTGTGTGAAGACAAGGTGTCTTTAAggttttccctttccttttcatgggctccccttctctctgctgacCTTCTGGCTTGGTACTTCTGTAGTTTTGATCAAAGATTTCCTCCacttatttctgtctttcttatGGGTTACAAAGTTGGTGGCGGGCCtctggggctggctggctgggggagCTGCCCTGGTTCCCGGGTGCACGAGCTGTATGTGGCGCTGCAGGTGCTCAGCTCAGATTGTCTGTGTCTGAAACCGCCCGATCCTGCCGGAAAGTGCATGTGGCTCTGGCAGTTGTTACAGTCTCCTTGgcatatgtggcttttatttaCCCGTTTTCAAGTTTTGTGTAATAGCTTTTCCTGTGCAAGTTTACTATGGACTGAATAAAAATGTGCACCCACCATAGGCAAGGTCATGAGCAGAGCCACTGTTGCAGTTATTTAAGGCTTTGGGAAGGACCCAGGTGCTGTTGCTGTGTATTATttataaacttcaaaagaaaaatatttccttttatcctttgCATCTAGGCGTGTTTTAATTAAATGTGTTGGTACCCTTTTCTCCAGGCTTCCCTTAcctatctccatttcttttctatcAAAATGCTGTTCTCTGGGGGCAACGGTAGATGTAAACTTAGTGCTTTCTGGGTTTGTTCTTGCATTCTTGCTCACAGTTCAGATACAGTGCCCAAGAGTTCAAATACtgttatatagaaaatatatatatatatatatatatatatatatatatatatatatagcaaaatcTAAATCTGGATTATAGGAATCCCCCACTTTTTTTCTGGCCACAAAAGAGAGGGGTAcataaattttgaatttcatgGCTTGCATTAAGTGCCTGGGATAGAGCTACAAACTTGAAGTTCTCTTTGACCAGCAATAGATGAAATTTGTGGAGAATTAGACAAGTGGCTGCTTCTATTCCATCTCCAGGTAGATTGCAAACTTCCCTCCTggtatttttataacaaattgaAAGGAGAGTCATTGATATTTCTGTCTATATCTGTCATGTGCCTCCCCCAAAAGTAGTTCTGAGGAAGCAAGCCTTGTCAAGATGATTCCCTAGAATAAAAACTCAGCTACTCTAGTCCTCACAACCTAAAAATGTGGACCCGGCACTGTGGAAAGTGTGTGGCCCAGGAGACCAGAGATATTGGTCTCTGTACTAGGGGGTCTTGTAGATTTTGAGCTTTTAATTCTGTTGTGAACATCTGttccaaagcattttattttgcacaaatCAGTTCGGTAATCCCATGTGGGTTGGGACCTGGATGGGCATCTAAACTGTATCTTTTGCAGgctgcttttttcttcttaaaatattgtGGTGGTAAACAGAAGATATTTGCGCCTTGCTGGTTAcgttcccttcctgcctccctctgcttctcttatTTGAACCTGGGATTAAATTTCAGGAGGGAAATTTTGTAGAGTGAGCAGAATGGACTTGAGCAGCAGCAACATTACCCTCATCTGCCCTCCTCTGGCTGACTTCTGTTGGAAAAGTCACTTCCTTTTGATTCTTAAACtgtgtatttttcataaaaacgTCTTCATCTATACAAACGGACAGGTTTTTAGGGGGTAGGGGAGAGCAGAATGGCTTATGACACCCACCCTTTCCCCTTTTATGTTGAATTTTTGGGCATGGCTCACTTTTGGAGAAACAGGGAGAGCAATGAGGGTTCAGGGGGGACTAGAGGATTGCTTGGCCACTCACCAGGGAATCTCCTCCCCAAGGGATTAAGGtctgacaaaactgaggctctctctcaaaacagcgTGTTGATCAAAGATTAAAACATTTATGTGTGAGCTAAATAGAAAGGGAGACATGTGTCTATGTGTAGGAGAAAACACTTCTACCAATCTTGATCCAATCTCTGGTTCTCCCTCAATTCTAATGGGATTTTCTAGGCCCAGGGCCTACAGTGaatctttcattattttacctGAGGTGATTCCCAGGAACACAATTTCTGTCTGTGGGCAATTATTTAACTTccctttgcctcagttttctcatctgtaaagtgggataaTAATGCTACCTAACTGGGAGGATTGTTGTGATGGTCAACTAAATTACTATCTGTA is a genomic window containing:
- the TBR1 gene encoding T-box brain protein 1; this translates as MQLEHCLSPSIMLSKKFLNVSSSYPHSGGSELVLHDHPIISTTDNLERSSPLKKITRGMTNQSDTDNFPDSKDSPGDVQRSKLSPVLDGVSELRHSFDGSAADRYLLSQSSQPQSAATAPSAMFPYPGQHGPAHPAFSIGSPSRYMAHHPVITNGAYNSLLSNSSPQGYPAAGYPYPQQYSHSYQGAPFYQFSSTQPGLVPGKAQVYLCNRPLWLKFHRHQTEMIITKQGRRMFPFLSFNISGLDPTAHYNIFVDVILADPNHWRFQGGKWVPCGKADTNVQGNRVYMHPDSPNTGAHWMRQEISFGKLKLTNNKGASNNNGQMVVLQSLHKYQPRLHVVEVNEDGTEDTSQPGRVQTFTFPETQFIAVTAYQNTDITQLKIDHNPFAKGFRDNYDTIYTGCDMDRLTPSPNDSPRSQIVPGARYAMAGSFLQDQFVSNYAKARFHPGAGAGPGPGTDRSVPHTNGLLSPQQAEDPGAPSPQRWFVTPANNRLDFAASAYDTATDFAGNAATLLSYAAAGVKALPLQAAGCTGRPLGYYADPSGWGARSPPQYCGAKSGSVLPCWPNSAAAAARMAGANPYLGEEAEGLAAERSPLPPGAAEDAKPKDLSDSSWIETPSSIKSIDSSDSGIYEQAKRRRISPADTPVSESSSPLKSEVLAQRDCEKNCAKDIGGYYGFYSHS